One Saccharomycodes ludwigii strain NBRC 1722 chromosome VI, whole genome shotgun sequence DNA segment encodes these proteins:
- the CAB4 gene encoding putative pantetheine-phosphate adenylyltransferase (similar to Saccharomyces cerevisiae YGR277C | CAB4 | Coenzyme A Biosynthesis), translating to MPRVLLFVNTVNTTDLKSSFFPKLYENCFQFANVNYLTIAVLPRITDAMHLDDILGLIYSKAREILLSSGNFEIKVDVLFNKPKDFYTTQTWDCVFIPKDLEHSFKEKFLRVEFYSFSGTEQIETFSKDEPKYTENFYKVSALGGTFDHIHDGHKILLSVAAFLTSKKLIIGITHDKLLVNKKYKEFLQPIEVRESNVKNFLNLIKPGLKIELVRIKDVCGPTGTAPDIEALVVSRETVKGGETVNNTRQAHGLCPLKIFVVNVLGGREEDGWKEKVSSTHLRELEQLKQDHCNKILHPK from the coding sequence ATGCCTAGGGTATTACTGTTTGTCAATACTGTTAACACAACAGATCTAAAATCAtccttttttccaaaactttatgaaaattgttttcaatttgCCAACgttaattatttaactATCGCCGTATTGCCTCGGATTACCGACGCAATGCATTTGGATGACATTTTAGGTCTTATATATAGTAAAGCTCGTGAAATATTACTTAGCTCTGGTAATTTTGAAATCAAAGTTGATGTTTTGTTCAATAAACCAAAAGATTTTTACACAACTCAAACTTGGGATTGTGTTTTTATTCCAAAGGATTTAGAGCATTCTTTTAAGGAAAAGTTTCTCAGGGTGgaattttattcattttctgGTACTGAACAAATAGAAACCTTCTCAAAAGATGAACCAAAATATACTGAAAATTTTTACAAAGTTAGTGCTTTGGGGGGCACATTTGACCATATACACGATGGCCATAAAATTCTACTTAGTGTTGCTGCATTTTTGACAAGCAAAAAGCTTATAATAGGTATAACACATGATAAATTATTGGTGAATAAAAAGTACAAAGAATTTCTTCAGCCAATCGAAGTTAGAGAATCCAAtgtaaagaattttttgaaCTTAATAAAACCAGGTCTAAAAATCGAACTTGTTCGTATAAAGGATGTCTGTGGTCCAACAGGTACAGCACCGGATATTGAAGCTTTAGTGGTAAGTAGAGAAACAGTCAAGGGGGGTGAAACAGTTAACAACACAAGGCAAGCGCATGGATTGTGtcctttaaaaatatttgtcgTTAACGTATTGGGTGGCAGAGAAGAAGATGgttggaaagaaaaagttagcAGTACACACTTGCGCGAATTAGAACAACTAAAGCAAGATCACTGcaacaaaatattacatcccaaataa
- the CWC22 gene encoding U2-type spliceosomal complex subunit CWC22 (similar to Saccharomyces cerevisiae YGR278W | CWC22 | Complexed With Cef1p) — protein sequence MKQQSSFGYQNLLDLICYINTLIEELGASIATGILKEFYDNLKNKDTSTSTDIFLRYICALVRLKIMDEVILLEIIQEFLAENNYYFVSKVLLLCGDHIFDSNKSIHDLLINKLNSILNENIDTKTNELIISLLDEAKVDYKHLRLQKYEWKYSMTQHVITLDTLTSFKFLTEFQYDENFDQLELDYQKLYREKIIPFFEQIDPDINEKKNDENTTLIKVTDMSNTETIEFKKKIYLIIKGSLSGDEAAHKLLKLRLPDFQKPLAVDVIIKSSSQETTYSKFYGILAEKLCNTHSSWQKAFKEIFIENYNNCNDYEPNQLRNIGKFWGHLLATDYVGFEVFQCIHMNQEETTPAGRVYIKFIFQELVADLGVKELKEMLEEPYIQPYISNMFPKDDTDPEKIRFSINYFTAIKLGILTEPMREKLLKLEQNKKEIEGGFDHKNEFVEANRERRRRGRRRRSLSPERRISANKHSSRYSGHP from the coding sequence ATGAAACAACAAAGTTCATTTGGATATCAAAACTTATTGGACTTGATTTGTTACATCAATACTTTAATCGAAGAACTTGGTGCATCAATAGCTACCGgcattttaaaagaattttatgataatttaaaaaataaagatacaAGTACCTCAactgatatatttttaaggTATATATGTGCTTTGGTtagattaaaaataatggacGAAGTcattttattagaaattaTTCAAGAGTTCTTAGCGGAAAATAACTATTACTTTGTTTCAAaagtattactattatgTGGGGATCATATTTTCGATTCAAATAAGAGTATCCACGACCttctaataaataaattgaattccattttaaatgaaaatatagaTACAAAGACGAATGAACTAATCATTTCTTTGCTAGACGAGGCAAAGGTGGATTACAAACATTTACGATTGCAAAAATACGAATGGAAATATTCGATGACCCAACATGTAATAACTCTAGACACTTTAACTTCTTTTAAGTTTTTAACAGAATTTCAATATGATGAAAATTTTGATCAACTAGAACTGGATTACCAAAAACTGTATCGAGAGAAAATAATACCCTTTTTTGAACAAATAGATCCTGACATTaacgaaaaaaagaatgatgAGAATACTACTTTAATCAAAGTTACTGATATGAGTAACACTGAGACCATTGagtttaaaaagaaaatatatttaataataaaaggatCCTTGTCTGGTGACGAAGCTGCACACAAACTACTTAAATTAAGGCTTCCAGATTTTCAAAAACCTTTAGCTGTAGatgttattataaaatcTTCATCGCAGGAAACGACATATTCCAAGTTTTACGGCATACTCGCGGAAAAGCTATGCAATACTCATAGTTCATGGCAGAAAGCTTTTAAAGAGATATTTATTGAGAATTACAATAATTGTAACGATTATGAACCTAATCAACTAAGAAATATTGGTAAATTTTGGGGTCATTTGCTAGCCACGGATTATGTTGGTTTTGAGGTTTTCCAGTGCATACATATGAATCAGGAGGAAACGACCCCCGCTGGAAGAGTTTATATCAAGTTTATATTCCAAGAACTAGTGGCAGACTTGGGCGTTAAGGAGTTAAAAGAAATGTTGGAAGAACCTTACATTCAACCTTACATAAGTAATATGTTTCCTAAAGACGATACGGATCctgaaaaaattagattttctattaattattttactgCCATTAAATTAGGGATTCTTACTGAACCAATGagagaaaaattattaaaattggaacaaaacaaaaaagaaattgagGGTGGTTTTGAtcataaaaatgaatttgTTGAAGCTAATAGAGAAAGAAggagaagaggaagaagaaggagatCTTTATCACCAGAAAGGAGAATATCGGCAAACAAACACTCGTCAAGATATTCAGGCCATCCCTAA
- a CDS encoding uncharacterized protein (similar to Saccharomyces cerevisiae YGR279C | SCW4 | Soluble Cell Wall protein (paralog of YMR305C | SCW10)) has translation MKFSAVLLTSAVLASTALAGSSTPLGITYSPYNADGTCKSTSEVASDVAQLTDYPMIRLYGVDCSQVENVLQAKASGQKLFLGIYYVDDISGGVETISSAIETYGSWDDVYTVSIGNELVNGNEATVEQVGEYISTGRSALTSAGYTGPVVSVETFTAVLNNPGLCEYSDYMAVNAHAYFDYNTAAEDAGPWLMNQIERVWGACNGAKKVTITESGWPSEGQTYGKAVPSKSNQEAAISSILDTCGDDTILFTAFNDYWKADGAWGVEKYFGILSS, from the coding sequence atgaaattctCCGCTGTTTTATTAACTTCCGCTGTTTTAGCTTCCACTGCTTTAGCTGGTTCCAGTACTCCATTGGGTATCACTTACTCTCCATACAATGCTGATGGTACTTGTAAGAGCACTTCTGAAGTCGCATCTGATGTAGCTCAACTGACTGATTATCCAATGATCAGATTATATGGCGTTGATTGTAGCCAAGTCGAAAATGTTTTGCAAGCCAAGGCTTCTGGCCAAAAGTTGTTCTTAGGAATTTACTACGTTGATGATATCTCTGGCGGTGTTGAAACCATTAGTTCTGCTATTGAAACTTATGGTTCTTGGGATGATGTTTACACTGTCTCTATTGGTAACGAATTGGTTAACGGCAATGAAGCTACTGTTGAACAAGTTGGTGAATATATTTCCACTGGTAGATCTGCTTTGACTTCTGCTGGTTACACTGGTCCAGTTGTTTCTGTTGAAACTTTTACTGCTGTTCTAAACAATCCAGGTTTGTGTGAATATTCTGATTATATGGCTGTTAATGCTCACGCCTATTTCGACTATAACACTGCCGCTGAAGATGCTGGTCCATGGTTGATGAACCAAATTGAAAGAGTTTGGGGTGCTTGTAATGGTGCCAAGAAGGTTACCATTACTGAATCTGGTTGGCCATCAGAAGGTCAAACTTATGGTAAGGCTGTTCCATCCAAGTCTAACCAAGAAGCTGCCATTAGCTCCATTTTGGATACCTGTGGTGATGACACAATCCTTTTCACTGCTTTCAATGATTATTGGAAGGCTGATGGTGCTTGGGGTGTTGAAAAATACTTTGGTATTTTATCcagttaa
- the FKS3 gene encoding putative 1,3-beta-D-glucan synthase (similar to Saccharomyces cerevisiae YMR306W | FKS3 | FK506 Sensitivity), whose protein sequence is MDVQYKPKLLISQVWNAVVISMYREHLLSIDHVRRLLYQQVDSVMPGKKTLKSPTFFVAEDDSTFKSTEYFQENSEAQRRVSFFAQSLSTPITEPIPVECMPSFTVLIPHYSEKIVLSLREIIKEENANTKITLLEYLKQLYPHEWECFVRDTKLLAFESGYISSDKAKRGNLDQEEKEDDSHANNSPNLTNNDNDYDFIQNRINDLPFYSVGFNSSNAEFTLRTRIWASLRTQTLYRTISGFMNYAKAIKLLYRIENPSMVQVYGEDQEGLDLELEGMANRKFKMVVSMQRLEKFTPNELEATNFLLRAYPHLRIAYLEENKQDSHIYSCLIDGFCDIDAETGKRIPMYRVRLSGNPILGDGKSDNQNHAIIFYRGEYIQVIDANQDNYLEECLKIRSVLSEFEELEMDNTLPYIPGVEYHYDKAPVAIVGAREYIFSENIGVLGDIAAGKEQTFGTLFARTLAEIGAKLHYGHPDFINAIFMTTRGGLSKSQKGLHLNEDIYAGMTAICRGGRIKHSDYYQCGKGRDLGFCQILNFTTKIGAGMGEQLLSREYYYIGTQMPIDRFLSFFYAHPGFHLNNLFITMSVQLFFLLLLNIGSMNHELIKCVYNKDIPITDVEKPIGCYNLEPVLHWVTIFVLSIFIVFFISFAPLLIQELLERGIWKSISRFFHHILSMAPFFEVFVCQIYSNSLMSDVTFGGARYISTGRGFAVTRIEFYQLYTRFSTTSIYSGCKLFLMLLFSMVSMWQPALLWFCITLISMCLAPFIFNPHQFSFVDFFVDYRELLRWFSHGYGAYSPNSWTSYTKVSRARYTGFKKKMISDESEKNLPDIKKPYFKNLFVAEFLKPVFTFIFSFTAYTFINAQTGVRMVQPTNSVLRLVIVGLMPILVNQIVLAFLFAVALFTGPTTSCFCNKTGDLMAGISHTVSVFIYLLDFQVIWFLEGWDFTRTLLLLIVIINLHDVIFKFITIFMLTREFKNNKSSIAWWSGNWYRTGMGWATITQPMREYTIQIMESSYFTADFLCSHLLLSLQVPFVFIPFFDRCHSMILFWLKPNILNTQKFIYTKKQLIRRKKIVRRYIFIYFVILTSLLTFLVLPIFTAKYIPDISGTLSKTTFEGLIQPKMQHNNDTGENAPKTFLLKAPEPGPIIKTVR, encoded by the coding sequence ATGGATGTTCAATATAAACCGAAACTATTAATATCACAGGTATGGAATGCTGTTGTAATTTCCATGTATCGAGAACACTTGTTGAGTATTGATCATGTCAGGAGATTACTTTACCAACAGGTGGATTCTGTGATGCCGGggaaaaaaactttgaaatCACCCACTTTTTTTGTGGCAGAAGATGATTCAACGTTTAAGTCGACCGAATACTTCCAAGAGAATTCCGAAGCACAAAGAAGAGTCTCTTTCTTTGCTCAATCTCTATCAACTCCGATCACTGAGCCGATCCCTGTTGAATGCATGCCGAGTTTCACTGTATTAATCCCTCACTATTCAGAAAAAATTGTTCTTAGTTTAAGAGAGATTATTAAGGAAGAAAATGCCAACACGAAAATCACTTTGCTAGAATATTTGAAACAGTTATATCCGCATGAATGGGAGTGTTTTGTAAGAGATACTAAGCTATTGGCCTTTGAAAGTGGTTACATATCTTCAGACAAAGCCAAAAGGGGAAATCTTGatcaagaagaaaaagaagacgATAGCCATGCGAACAACAGTCCAAATCTAACGAACAACGATAATGACTACGACTTTATTCAAAATAGAATCAATGATTTGCCATTTTACAGCGTCGGCTTTAATTCTTCTAATGCTGAGTTTACATTGAGAACGCGTATATGGGCTTCTTTGAGGACCCAAACTCTTTACAGGACCATTTCTGGCTTTATGAATTATGCTAAAGCCATAAAGTTGTTATATAGGATAGAAAACCCGTCAATGGTCCAAGTTTATGGGGAAGATCAGGAAGGACTAGATTTAGAATTGGAAGGCATGGCAAATAGAAAGTTTAAAATGGTTGTTTCCATGCAACGTTTGGAAAAGTTTACGCCGAATGAACTAGAGGCCACTAATTTTCTTCTAAGAGCATATCCACATTTGAGAATAGCTTACTtggaagaaaataaacaggactcacatatatattcatGTTTGATTGATGGCTTCTGCGATATTGATGCAGAAACAGGTAAAAGGATTCCAATGTATAGAGTGAGGTTATCTGGCAACCCGATATTGGGCGACGGAAAATCTGACAACCAAAACCAcgcaattattttttatcgtGGCGAGTATATTCAGGTTATTGACGCAAACCAAGACAATTATTTAGAAGaatgtttaaaaattagGTCTGTTTTAAGTGAGTTTGAAGAACTAGAGATGGATAACACTTTGCCATATATTCCTGGTGTCGAGTATCATTATGACAAGGCTCCAGTGGCCATAGTTGGAGCCAGAGAGTATATATTTTCCGAAAACATAGGCGTGTTGGGAGATATAGCTGCTGGTAAAGAGCAAACTTTTGGCACATTGTTTGCAAGAACATTAGCTGAAATAGGTGCCAAATTGCATTACGGGCACCCTGATTTTATTAACGCGATCTTTATGACTACTAGAGGCGGACTATCAAAATCACAGAAAGGATTACATTTGAATGAGGACATATACGCTGGGATGACGGCCATTTGTAGGGGAGGAAGAATTAAACACAGTGATTATTATCAATGTGGCAAAGGCAGAGACTTAGGATTCTGTcagattttaaatttcaCCACTAAAATTGGTGCTGGCATGGGTGAGCAATTGCTTTCCAgagaatattattatattggGACTCAAATGCCAATTGATAggtttttatcttttttttacgcGCATCCTGGGTTccatttaaataatttattcattACCATGTCGGTACAactatttttcttattgttattaaacaTAGGGTCTATGAATCATGAGTTGATAAAATGTGTGTACAACAAAGATATTCCGATTACTGATGTGGAAAAACCTATTGGTTGCTACAATCTAGAACCTGTTTTACATTGGGTAACAATCTTTGTTTTATCTATATTTATCGTTTTCTTCATTTCTTTTGCACCGTTGTTGATCCAGGAACTATTAGAAAGAGGAATTTGGAAATCAATATCCAGGTTTTTCCATCACATTTTATCCATGGCCCCATTTTTTGAGGTTTTTGTTTGCCaaatttattcaaattCTTTGATGTCCGATGTAACGTTTGGTGGTGCCAGATACATTTCAACGGGGCGTGGTTTTGCTGTCACAAGAATTGAATTTTACCAATTATACACCAGATTTAGCACAACTTCCATCTATTCAGGAtgcaaattatttttaatgttgttgttttccaTGGTCTCCATGTGGCAACCAGCCCTCTTGTGGTTTTGCATAACCTTGATTTCCATGTGCTTGGCCCCCTTTATATTTAATCCCCATCAATTTTCatttgttgatttttttgttgattacAGAGAGTTGTTGCGCTGGTTTTCTCATGGATACGGCGCATATTCACCCAATAGCTGGACCAGCTACACCAAAGTGTCAAGGGCAAGGTACACAGGgttcaaaaagaaaatgataaGTGACGAATCAGAAAAAAACTTGCCGGATATTAAAAAaccatattttaaaaatttatttgtgGCTGAGTTTTTGAAACCTgtatttacttttatattttctttcacTGCTTACACATTTATCAATGCGCAAACGGGTGTGAGGATGGTGCAACCAACTAACTCAGTTTTGAGATTGGTAATTGTTGGTTTAATGCCAATCTTGGTAAATCAAATTGTGTTGGCGTTTTTATTCGCGGTGGCTTTGTTTACTGGACCAACTACTTCAtgtttttgtaataaaacTGGTGATCTAATGGCTGGAATTTCACATACAGTGtctgtttttatttatttgctaGATTTCCAAGTTATCTGGTTTTTGGAAGGTTGGGATTTTACCAGAACTTTGCTACTGTTGATTGTTATCATAAATTTACATGATGTAATTTTTAAGTTTATCACTATATTTATGTTGACCAGGgagtttaaaaataacaagtCCAGTATTGCTTGGTGGTCCGGGAATTGGTATAGAACGGGTATGGGATGGGCCACTATAACTCAGCCTATGAGAGAATACACTATACAGATAATGGAAAGCAGTTATTTCACTGCTGATTTTTTGTGTAGCCATTTACTTTTGTCGCTTCAAGTACCGTTTGTATTTATTCCATTTTTTGATCGCTGCCATTccatgattttattttggttaaaacccaatattttaaacaCTCAAAAGTTTATCtacacaaaaaaacaattgataagaagaaaaaaaattgtcaGAAgatatatctttatttattttgttattttaacATCTTTGTTGACATTTTTGGTTTTACCGATTTTTACGGCAAAATACATTCCTGATATAAGCGGAACGTTAAGCAAAACAACTTTTGAAGGATTAATACAGCCTAAAATGCAACACAATAATGATACTGGTGAGAACGCACCCAAAACGTTCTTATTAAAAGCACCAGAACCAGGCCCTATTATCAAAACAGTGagatag
- the GAS1 gene encoding 1,3-beta-glucanosyltransferase GAS1 (similar to Saccharomyces cerevisiae YMR307W | GAS1 | Glycophospholipid-Anchored Surface protein): MFFNTKIAFGLASLFAGYVTAGNDLPSIEIEGNKFFYSNNGSQFYIKGVAYQANSANATAGETIVDPLADYDSCSRDIPYLEKLTTNVIRVYAVNTSLDHSKCMSALNDAGIYVIADLSDPTYAINRESPAWTVDLYDRYTSVIDEFANYTNVLGFFAGNEVTNNSTNTDASTFVKAAVRDSKAYIKKQGYRSIPVGYSSNDDADTRVAMADYFACGDDDDKADFYGINMYEWCGPSTYATSGYKDRTAEFANLSIPLFFSEYGCNSVQPRKFTEVQALYGSNMTSVWSGGIVYMYFQEENDYGLVSIVSSSVSTLSDFNYLSSELHSISPSSVNNASYTASSTSLSCPATGVYWEANTKLPPTPNSDLCSCMEASLSCVYVNDTSDDTGDAYDELFSYICAEIDCADIIANGTTGKYGSYSFCSPAEKLSYVMNVYYKKYGSSSDCDFSGSATLQSATTASTCSSMLKAVSLDSASGSASGSASASASASDSSSGSQSSSKASSKSSAKSGSSDSSSSSGSSSSSTSTSKSKSAASASVKVNLFQVILSSIVTLAAVAGVGFVLA, from the coding sequence ATGTTTTTCAATACAAAAATTGCATTTGGTTTAGCATCCTTGTTTGCTGGTTACGTCACTGCTGGTAACGATCTTCCATCCATTGAAATAGAAGGTAACAAGTTTTTTTACAGTAACAACGGTTCccaattttatataaaggGTGTTGCTTACCAAGCCAATAGTGCTAACGCAACCGCTGGTGAAACCATTGTTGATCCTTTGGCTGATTATGATTCTTGTTCAAGAGATATCCCATACTTAGAAAAGTTAACCACAAATGTTATTCGTGTTTATGCTGTCAACACATCATTGGACCACTCCAAATGTATGAGTGCCCTAAATGATGCTGGTATTTATGTTATTGCTGATTTGTCTGATCCAACATATGCCATTAACAGAGAAAGTCCTGCTTGGACCGTTGACCTATACGATCGTTACACATCCGTTATTGACGAATTTGCTAACTACACAAACGTTTTAGGGTTTTTTGCTGGTAACGAAGTTACTAACAACAGTACCAATACAGATGCCTCAACTTTTGTTAAGGCTGCTGTCAGAGATTCCAAGGCTTATATCAAGAAGCAAGGTTACAGAAGTATTCCAGTTGGTTACTCCTCCAACGATGATGCTGATACCAGAGTTGCCATGGCCGACTATTTTGCCTgtggtgatgatgatgacaaAGCTGATTTCTATGGTATTAATATGTATGAATGGTGTGGTCCCAGTACTTATGCTACGTCTGGTTACAAAGACAGAACTGCTGAATTTGCCAACTTGAGTATTCCACTATTCTTTTCTGAATATGGTTGTAATTCAGTCCAACCAAGAAAGTTCACTGAAGTTCAAGCTTTGTACGGTTCCAACATGACAAGTGTTTGGTCTGGTGGTATTGTTTACATGTACTTccaagaagaaaatgattATGGTTTGGTGTCTATTGTTAGCAGTTCTGTTTCCACTTTGTCAGACTTTAACTATTTGTCCAGTGAATTGCACAGTATCTCTCCTTCTTCTGTCAATAATGCTTCTTACACTGCTTCCTCCACTAGTTTGTCTTGCCCAGCTACCGGAGTCTACTGGGAAGCTAACACCAAGTTGCCACCAACTCCAAACAGTGATTTGTGTTCTTGTATGGAAGCTTCATTATCATGTGTTTATGTTAATGACACTTCTGACGATACAGGTGATGCATATGATGAACTATTTAGTTATATTTGTGCTGAAATTGATTGTGCAGATATCATTGCCAACGGTACCACTGGTAAGTATGGTTCTTACTCTTTCTGTTCCCCAGCTGAAAAATTGTCCTATGTTATGAACGTGTATTACAAGAAGTATGGTTCCTCTTCCGACTGTGACTTTAGTGGTTCTGCTACTTTGCAAAGCGCTACTACTGCTAGTACTTGTTCCTCTATGTTGAAGGCTGTCTCATTAGATTCAGCTTCTGGTTCAGCTTCTGGGTCAGCTTCAGCTTCTGCTTCAGCCTCCGATTCCAGTTCTGGTTCTCAATCTAGCTCTAAAGCTAGCTCCAAATCCAGCGCCAAATCTGGTTCATCTGACTCATCTAGTTCATCTGGTTCATCCAGCTCTTCTACATCAACTTCTAAGAGTAAGAGTGCTGCTTCTGCATCTGTCAAGGTTAACTTGTTCCAGGTTATTTTGAGTTCTATTGTTACCTTGGCTGCTGTTGCCGGTGTTGGATTTGTTTTGGCTTAA